The genomic DNA CAAATCGGAAAACGTGCTGGTGACGATGAAAAACGGCAAGCCTGTCGTGAAAATCATTGACTTCGGCATCGCCGTAAGCCCCGCGAAATACAGCGGTGCGTTTACGGGGAGTATTCCGTACATGGCGCCCGAAGTGGTGTTGGGATTGCAAGATCAGGTTGACGCGAGGGCCGATCTTTTTTCCGGAGGTGTGCTGATGTATTACTGCGTCACATGGGGCGCAACCGCATTTTATCGCCACGCACCCCGCGGAGATACCCAAAAAATACGAAAGATCATCGAGAAGGAAAAATTGCCACCGCCGCCTTCCCATGCCCACAACAGAAATCCTGACTTTCCGAAATTTTACGACACCATCATCATGCGGCTGATTGCCAAAATGCCAAAAGACCGTGTTTACACCAACGCAAGGTCTGTCTTTAACGCCCTCAGAACACAATTACCCGATGCCTTTATCGATGATTCAAACGGCTCGTCGTCAGCCCGCGCCGCCTATCTGATTCCACAGGGCAACAGACATGTCGGAAGAGAGAAAGAACAGGAAAAACTTTATGGATCGCTGGAGAAAATGGTTGATTCCACAAGTGTCCGACACTTACAGCCTTCCGTCTTTGCCATCGCGGGAGAAGAAGGTCTGGGAAAAAGTCATCTGCTGGAAAAGTTGAAACAGAAGGCGGGAGAAAGGGGGGCGGATGTTTTTCTTGATGCCATCTCTTTTCCCGCGGATGCTTTTTGTTGCGACAATTGGGCAAACCGGCTGACACAGCATCTGGCAGAAACAAGCAAACCCTCTGTCATCCTGATCGACAACCTTCACGAGTTTCATCAGTGGATTCGGTTGAAGCCCGACAGCGTGGAATTGAAACGGATAAAGAATATTTTTGAAAGAACGGTGGGGCTTGCTTTTTCCAGACGGCAAAAGCCGGAATTGTTTGGGGACATCCCTCCCCTGCTGATCGTTTTTACTTTCAATCCTTCTTCCGTTTCTTTGGACAATCTCATCTCCACTTTTTCCCTCCCGACTCATTTTTTGGAAAAGATGTGTTTGAAATCTTTCGGTCTTCTTGAAGTGGACACGTATCTGAAAGCGACATTGGCATTGAAGGACAAGATTTTGCCTCAAAAATGGGTGGAGAGTCTCTGCCGGCAAACGGAAGGGATTCCGCGCGAATTAAGGGAAAGACTGCAAACATTGAACAACAGAGGAATGCTGTTTGACAGCGACGGAAGCATTTTAATTGCGGGCGTGGATGAAGAATCGGTTTCACAAAGCGAAGAGCAAAAAAAACCCCACCCAGCACCCGAACGCGCCTTCTCAATCTCTTTCACCAATGCGATGAGGATGAGAAACGTATTTTGAAAGTTATGGCCATCAGGCAGGAGCCGATGGCGTTCAATGAACTTTTTCATTTTCTACCTCTGCTGTCCCTGAAACAAAAATTGGGGGGGATGGTTGCAAAGAATATTCTATCCACGACTTTTGATGAAGAAGCCTATGATTTTTACAACAAGGATTATTTTCCGACCTTGATCCACGATGAAATGCTGGATGCGGAAGAGAGATATTATTGGCATGAGAAGATAGCGAAATATCTGAGCCATGCGTCATTACGATCCGCCAAAGCTGGAGAAGCAATCTCCCGTGACACTATCGAATGGCACCGGTGTTACAGTCACCCCTCTTCCCAAACATTCCGGTCCATTTTCCGTCTTGCGCGCAAGTTATTGGCG from Deltaproteobacteria bacterium includes the following:
- a CDS encoding protein kinase, which codes for KSENVLVTMKNGKPVVKIIDFGIAVSPAKYSGAFTGSIPYMAPEVVLGLQDQVDARADLFSGGVLMYYCVTWGATAFYRHAPRGDTQKIRKIIEKEKLPPPPSHAHNRNPDFPKFYDTIIMRLIAKMPKDRVYTNARSVFNALRTQLPDAFIDDSNGSSSARAAYLIPQGNRHVGREKEQEKLYGSLEKMVDSTSVRHLQPSVFAIAGEEGLGKSHLLEKLKQKAGERGADVFLDAISFPADAFCCDNWANRLTQHLAETSKPSVILIDNLHEFHQWIRLKPDSVELKRIKNIFERTVGLAFSRRQKPELFGDIPPLLIVFTFNPSSVSLDNLISTFSLPTHFLEKMCLKSFGLLEVDTYLKATLALKDKILPQKWVESLCRQTEGIPRELRERLQTLNNRGMLFDSDGSILIAGVDEESVSQSEEQKKPHPAPERAFSISFTNAMRMRNVF